In Cydia splendana unplaced genomic scaffold, ilCydSple1.2 scaffold_46_ctg1, whole genome shotgun sequence, one genomic interval encodes:
- the LOC134805622 gene encoding uncharacterized protein LOC134805622, translated as MPPCPHPALGAGRGGAGGQVPAEGGSQGRGELPAAEEAERVMRGAAEHLRERWREALEDSHYGTRTIGAILPVMDAWVDRGKGALTYRVTQVVSGHGCFGHYLHKIQREPGPQCHECGAADDTAQHTLEECNRWAVERASLRVARGVADLSLHSIIAAMLGSERKWEAVASFCEEVMSQKEEAEREREAAADALPLRRRRQGRRRRAYARLEP; from the coding sequence ATGCCTCCTTGCCCGCACCCCGCCTTGGGAGCTGGACGCGGGGGTGCTGGCGGACAGGTACCGGCTGAGGGCGGAAGCCAGGGGCGTGGGGAGCTCCCAGCCGCGGAGGAGGCCGAGAGGGTGATGCGGGGAGCCGCGGAGCACCTACGAGAGAGGTGGAGGGAGGCCTTGGAGGATAGCCACTATGGAACCCGAACCATAGGGGCTATTCTCCCGGTAATGGACGCGTGGGTGGATCGGGGCAAGGGGGCCCTGACATATAGGGTGACGCAGGTGGTGTCCGGACACGGCTGTTTCGGACACTACCTGCACAAAATACAGAGGGAGCCGGGGCCTCAGTGCCACGAATGTGGCGCGGCGGATGATACGGCTCAGCACACTCTGGAAGAGTGTAATCGCTGGGCCGTGGAAAGAGCTTCCCTCAGGGTAGCGAGGGGGGTGGCGGACCTCTCGCTACACAGCATAATAGCGGCGATGCTGGGTAGCGAGAGGAAATGGGAAGCGGTGGCCTCCTTCTGCGAAGAGGTCATGTCGCAGAAGGAGGAGGCGGAGAGGGAGCGAGAAGCGGCTGCTGACGCGCTTCCTCTCCGACGCAGGCGGCAGGGTCGAAGGCGAAGAGCATATGCTCGCCTCGAGCCCTAG